Proteins encoded together in one Lathyrus oleraceus cultivar Zhongwan6 chromosome 5, CAAS_Psat_ZW6_1.0, whole genome shotgun sequence window:
- the LOC127086211 gene encoding protein LIGHT-DEPENDENT SHORT HYPOCOTYLS 10 has protein sequence MSNKGKDIVDGSSSRSSTSTIGDGNGGGDHQQHQQQQIPLSRYESQKRRDWNTFGQYLRNQRPSVALSQCNSNHVLEFLRYLDQFGKTKVHLQGCLFFGQTEPPGPCTCPLKQAWGSLDALIGRLRAAYEENGGLPETNPFASGSIRIYLREVRDSQAKARGIPYKKKKKKRIPIKHNGDTSNLPMQ, from the coding sequence ATGTCCAACAAAGGAAAAGACATAGTAGATGGATCATCATCAAGATCTTCTACTTCAACAATAGGTGATGGTAACGGTGGAGGCgatcatcaacaacatcaacaacaacagatTCCACTCAGTCGTTACGAGTCACAAAAACGAAGAGATTGGAACACTTTCGGACAATATTTAAGAAACCAAAGGCCATCGGTCGCACTTTCTCAATGTAATTCAAATCATGTTCTTGAGTTTCTTAGGTATTTGGATCAATTTGGGAAAACTAAAGTGCACTTACAAGGATGTTTGTTTTTCGGACAAACCGAACCGCCGGGACCTTGTACTTGTCCTCTAAAACAAGCTTGGGGAAGTCTTGATGCACTTATTGGAAGATTAAGAGCTGCTTATGAAGAAAATGGTGGATTACCTGAGACTAATCCATTTGCTAGTGGTTCCATAAGAATCTATCTTCGTGAAGTGAGAGACTCTCAAGCTAAGGCAAGAGGAATTCCTTAcaagaagaaaaagaagaagaggaTTCCAATCAAACATAACGGTGATACCTCAAATTTGCCTATGCAGTGA